Genomic DNA from Pseudorasbora parva isolate DD20220531a chromosome 17, ASM2467924v1, whole genome shotgun sequence:
tgaaaatcacAAAAATCTTTCATTGAAAATCTACCAGATGTGTTTGGTGCACACTGGGATAAAAAGTACCCATGCCCACAGCTAAAAATACAGCTGGATCTTTTAATGTTGAgggcctatttttttgctggaggtcctggacatatTGTTCAGACACGTGGTAtaatggattctagcaaataccaacagataaaaaaatcAACCTGACCACCTCTCCTAGAAATCATATAATAGACCCTGattggatcttccatcaggacagcgatccaaaacaaacatcaaaatcaacacacaaatgtgttactgactcactgagcacaaaatgaagcttctgccatggctgtcccagttccctgacctgaaccctatagagaatgaatGTGGTGAACTGAAGATGGGTGCTTGTGGTGAATGgggtgcttcttcattcaaatgcgctacaacattgtttttctatacactagtctgacgcgcaaaaccgttttgcttgctactgctaaagTTTAGTTGCATAcagtagtccataaaccaaattatgtcctcataaaccacgagtaaacactcacaaatgttgacaagccacTAAATATAGTACATACctcagagacggacgtcctgctgttgctgtttctcctgttcaatttatttcagcctccagatccaattctggatcatatatgtattaactgaatctgattgatagccatggtttatttagggtaacgttttttCTTTTCCACACTTGAGAATGTCACAGCTTTCTGACGCTATCATGCAATAGCTGCGCGtactcgtgattctttagctccgcccacacgatacgcctccatccACTTGTCCTCGGATAGGACTCGGTACCGCctatcttttataaatataataaaactaaagacttttcggcgATATGAAGGATACAGTACTAtactataggtactcaagactgacatgagattgaccgaatcccccccccccccccccccccccctttaataaaagggtgccaACAATTATGGCCAACgggttttggagaaaagcaatTTTGACCACGTGTTTTCAAcaattttgatatatatatatatatatatatatatatatatatatatatatatatatatatatatatatatatatatatatatttatttatatatatataatatttacacATACATTTATAATTTGTGTGTTTTAGTCTACTAAGAAAATGTATCTGCTCTGCTCCTTTGCAGTATCTCACCCTCAAACAGAAAATGAATGTGTCCCACTGAAAGCCTGAAGTGGACCAACATTTTAAGAGAAGTTTTCTAATTTCTTTGTAAAATTTACAGCACAGGATGTTTAAGAAttgttttaaatcatgtttatttatttttttttgtacataaaTTTGTCTGCGTTAAAAAGAGATTGTATTTTTGTACAAATTACATTTcagaaataaatataaataaatataatttgcaCTTGGTAttgatatttatttttctgtatcACAGTAAGCCACTACTGTTAAATTAATGGAAGATTATCTGTTATCCAAGTTTTTGGATGAAACTTGTACACCAAAGTTGTAAATATGTACAATATGCTATAAGAAGTATtatgtcatttattttaaactgaGTTTAGCTGCTTTCTTAAATTGTTGTGATATGAATTTTAACTCTGACAATTATTTTTTCCATCTATTATACAGATTCTTGATATCATTGTATTCCATATATCGCAatataatctctctctctctctctctctctctctctctctctctctctgtctctctctctctctctctgtctctctctctctctctctaaatatatatatatatatatatatatatatatacacacacacacacagatacatacatatatatatatatatatatatatatatatatatatatatatatatatatatatatatatatattataaatacatttggGAGAAAAAttcaattatatataaataaggaaataaaagtATAAAGACTTAATTTTTCAATAGATATATAATATAGataaatatattgtatatatgtCTTTATAATTATGTCAGCTTTGGAATTCCATAATAAATGCTAATTTCatgatttgttttttaattttatacaaataaaattgacTTGGCAACAGACTGAATTTCTATTTAATTACATTGCAACATAATGTTTTATCTGATGTGGCAGTTTACTCCAATAAGGCTTGCTCagctgttttatatttattgcaaaTAATAAACGAAAggtatttttttcttcattatctCTCCACAGAGGTTCTTTACGTCCCTGTGTTTAAAGGTTTCTGGTCTGTAGGTGATAATATAAGAGGCATAATTCTCCAAGGACAACACGTCACACTAATATTTTCGCGCAACCCTAGAGATGCCCTGTTATAAACTTATTTATTCGGGTAGAATAAAGCGATTCATTTTAACTTTTGAGAAATATAAGTAAAATGGTCTTGGTTGTGTAATTAATAAATTGAAGTAGTATTTCTGCTGCCCTCTCTCTTCCCCCTCCCTCGTCCTCTTCGTCTGTTGTTGATTGTAAAGCCCCACAAAGGCCGCCGCCATAGTTAGTAATGCTGTCATGGCAACCAGGAAACATTTTATTCTGTGTGCGAAAGGGAGGGATTCTGATGTGTTTGACTCTCTCACACTCAGAGCTTTactagaaataaataaaaaaacgagCGCCACTGGAAGTAACAGACCACCAAATGATCTTGGCTGTGTTTTCCTCCAACTGGATAATATAAGTTTCCTTTGTAAGTATTTTTGTGAGTATGTGGATTTGCATGAGGATGCGAGTGCATCTCTGAGCTGTCAATTTTTTTCAGATCAAGTTTTTCTGTAAGGTTTGGATCCGTATTTCAGCAGTTTTgttaacaaatgtatttacattttgATCGCATGTGTAAATTATCCTATTGAGGGGTTAATctctatttgtttattttacagGTGTGTTTTAATGTATCTAGTTTAGGATCATGGCATCCACTGGTGTTAGTCACCTGCCTCCAGTCAAGAGTGTGAAGGTCTACAGAAATGGAGACCCCTTCTTTTCAGGTTAGAACAGGTTCTAgaacagatattttttatttatttttgtataattgCAGTATTCCACTgtcaaagcacacacacacacacacacacacacacacacagttgtgtttttgtgaattgtggggacattccatagacgtaatggattttacactgtagattctatcccctacactgcccctgcccctaaacctacccatcaaaggaaacattttgcatttttacatttaaaaaaaacaaaacataatttagtttgttataaattaatttacattatggggaccactggctggtccccacaatgtaggtgatctcaggttttactatccttgtTGGGATATTTGGGCAAATGCGAGTAAAAATCTATTCTATATTCACCAGTATATCACTAATTGCTCTTTACTGAAGGATTCATTTATAATTTCATGGCTGGTAACAAATATGTATGGTTGAAgttttctaaagaaaaaaagaatatatatatatatatatatatatatatatatatatatatatatatatatatatatatataatatatataagtaTGTGTCATttcatatatgtgtgtatatggaTGTCTTTCTGGATCAGGAAGGAGATTTGTGGTCAACCAAAGGCAAATCTCTTCCATGGATGCATTCCTTAATGATATCACTCTCAGTATCGGAGCTCCATTGGCTGTTCGAACTCTCTATACGCCACGCTACGGCCACCGGGTCACGGACCTCACTGACCTAGAACAAGGGGCACAATATGTGGCTGCAGGGTCTGAGCGCTTTAAGAAACTGGAGTAAGTGTGAATTCATTTAGAATGAAAATATTCTGAATTATTCTGTCCTTTACTTTGAGGGAACCATTTGGTCTGATCCACATTTAACTACTTCAGCCACATTtatcaatgtattttattacattaaatatCAAAACTTCAAAGACAGTGTTGTCATTATctaaaactaaaatgaaaaataattttcaataattgaaacaaagctgaaaattaaataaaagttttagATGAAAAGCTAAAACTTAAGTATTgaaatagaatatatatatatatatataataacttgtgaaaatgacaaaaagcacataacaattattaaaactacaataaatatgaaaatatctaaaattacatttatatatatttaatacatgtatgttttaatatattagctaatatattaataaatctaaatattcataaatactatATGTTAATGGGATTAATATAGGATAATGCATCAATAAACTAGATACTAGATTTATTGTGGAGAAAGCTTAATATTATGATAAATGGCTAAAACATGCATCATATTTGTTTGTCTTTTCTGTATGTTTTTAGTTATCTGAGTGCCGGACTGAAGAAAGGTCCAATGTTGAGAGCTGTGGAATCAACACAGGTACATCAATTCAGTTCTTATTACTGATTTGttgctttttaaatttaattaagcTATATATCACATTTGCACATTCTAAAGTTGATATATGTTATTACGTGTCAAAAATCATGTTTGTCTGTGTACTGGtgtgttatgttgtgttttatGTTGCTGTGGATGTTTAGCTAAAGTGTGTCATAAAGaggaggagagggagaaaggGGTGTTATTGTCCCTTCCAACAATAGAAGGCCAGGGGAGACACGCTGTTAGTGTTATCAGATTAGAAAGCTTGTTAGGACATGTTTAAGTGCCTGACCCCTTAATGCTGCACATAGAACTGCTAAAACCACTGTTAAATATAGCCTTGAGAGCAGGGGACACTGACTCAGCGTCAACATATTTGATTTACATTGGAAAATCACTGActgcacattatcctgcttattACACTACTTCCCAAATAAAGAATTGGACATGAAATATTGATGTGcacattttttataatcaatCATCATCTTTttttcaccctcatgttgtttaaaaccggtatgagtttctttcttctgttaaacacaaaagatatttcAAGGAATGTTgttaaccagacagttgatggtagccattgacttccatagtatatatttttttgacttcctacaatggaagtcaatggctacttttaactgtttgattaccaacattccttgaaatatcttcttttgtgtctaacagaagaaagaaattcataccgGTTTTGAACAAcatgggtgagtaaatgatgacagaattttcattttgggttaaATGATCCCTTTAAGAGGATCCAAAGTGATATGAAAGAAATGATTGAAACTGTGTGGGAAATTAGTTTCCTGAGAATTAATTTACAGTTTAATGGTcactatacaaatatatttgacCTTAGAATGCTGCGATTGAttaatcagaatcaagtattctcATTGTTATagacaaaaataatataattgtcaattaataataaatactcTTTTCACAGAATAAAGCACTTGTCAGACCTAATGTATCTGCTAAATGGAGGAAGGTCATCACTCTGCCCTGCATCATACAGTGAGAACTCAGACATTTAAATGCTTTGCCTTTTCTCTGTTAATCCAGTTTTTCTCATGTTTTCAGAGAAATCCTAACTTATTCTTCATTCTCCATCTCATATATTCAGTGTATTTAGGAACGGGGACCTCCTCAGTCCTGCCATGCGTCTGATCATTCCCAGACACATGAAGAAAAATCTAGAGCAGATCCTGAGCCTAATTTCGGAAAAAGCCATGCTTCGCACAGGAGCTGTTCGCAGGTGATCAAAACAGACATGCTGTATGTTTTACGATGAGCGTATAAAGCAAGTCTTCATACATGGTGAGGTTGTTTTGATTCCCACAATCATTTCACCTCTGATCTCTCAGGCTCTGTACTCTGGAGGGCTTCACTGTGACCTCCACAGAGGAGCTGGAGTCTGGGCAAAGCTATGTTGCTGTTGGAACAGAGAGATTCAAGAAACTCCCATATGTAGAGGTCCTGCTAAACAAAGCAACAGGCAGCAGCGCGGACAGGTGATGATGAGGGTGGATAATTAAGATAACAATACTCTTATTCTTTTGCAcatacactactgtttaaaagcTTGGGG
This window encodes:
- the dcdc2b gene encoding doublecortin domain-containing protein 2B isoform X4, with protein sequence MASTGVSHLPPVKSVKVYRNGDPFFSGRRFVVNQRQISSMDAFLNDITLSIGAPLAVRTLYTPRYGHRVTDLTDLEQGAQYVAAGSERFKKLDYLSAGLKKGPMLRAVESTQNKALVRPNVSAKWRKVITLPCIIHVFRNGDLLSPAMRLIIPRHMKKNLEQILSLISEKAMLRTGAVRRLCTLEGFTVTSTEELESGQSYVAVGTERFKKLPYVEVLLNKATGSSADRHFAGDRGLQRRIEREGRRVKSTGDEVERESAPQLVKRRGRRGEREENSIFYARPVRVRRHPPTHRPPPKATADEQSVFKASKRSMREEVRGAEEVAEDENTAVELPIDQREADIVEEEELHERNQFDPDSTNHKHSGELHSPSADLSNENREEEFVVSEREAWDDTSALQRETQRGYMSSKESHHDANKHGAESDTRHSRSSSSSLRVSEHSPRSKETQK